In a single window of the Nicotiana tomentosiformis chromosome 8, ASM39032v3, whole genome shotgun sequence genome:
- the LOC104087845 gene encoding F-box protein At2g40910-like: MATSGNGGRPFPEDLAVDILLRLPVESLLLFKCVCKNLYEIMKSHNFIREHMNWNSKNKSPQILIYDHSAPDDSPPITFISVSDVGVLENPPDYLQGFRAYSASPCHSNPATREVRPLPAANFKLQPSFRQIDRQFGFGLDPMTNDYKVVLFRSFWDDIKNHTIPRQYATVYSCSRDSWRIPEPANLIHEFCVEAVGTAYLNGTYYWLLCGGGCTSDDCSDLSFDFGNEVFVEIGRPDVGRAFNHCNVRLVLLDDFIALMTVVDGFVYDIWVMIQPGVWNKQCTFQCTSNIRSWYSSALIFVNKRSLLLESPILSSRPEESHLENHRWLFRSFL; this comes from the exons ATGGCCACTAGTGGTAATGGTGGTCGGCCTTTCCCTGAGGATTTAGCGGTGGATATTCTACTCAGGTTGCCAGTGGAGTCCTTGTTGCTATTCAAATGCGTCTGCAAGAACTTGTACGAGATAATGAAGAGCCATAACTTCATCAGAGAACACATGAATTGGAACAGCAAGAACAAATCCCCTCAAATCTTGATTTATGATCATAGTGCCCCAGATGATTCCCCTCCAATCACTTTTATTTCGGTTTCAGATGTTGGTGTACTTGAAAATCCACCTGATTATCTCCAGGGCTTTAGAG CATATTCAGCATCTCCTTGTCATTCGAATCCTGCCACCAGGGAAGTGAGGCCCCTTCCTGCAGCCAATTTCAAGCTTCAACCATCTTTCAGACAAATCGACCGTCAATTTGGGTTCGGATTAGACCCCATGACTAATGACTACAAGGTTGTTTTGTTTCGGTCCTTCTGGGATGACATCAAAAATCATACTATCCCTCGACAATATGCAACAGTTTATTCTTGTTCTAGGGATTCGTGGAGAATCCCTGAACCTGCAAATCTCATACATGAATTTTGTGTAGAAGCCGTTGGTACTGCTTATTTAAATGGAACTTATTATTGGCTGCTATGCGGTGGGGGTTGTACTTCTGATGATTGTAGCGATCTTTCATTTGACTTTGGCAATGAGGTGTTTGTAGAGATCGGACGGCCAGATGTTGGGCGCGCGTTCAATCATTGTAATGTGAGACTGGTATTGCTTGATGACTTCATTGCCCTCATGACCGTTGTTGACGGATTTGTTTATGATATATGGGTAATGATCCAACCAGGTGTTTGGAACAAACAATGTACCTTTCAATGCACTTCAAATATAAGGTCTTGGTATTCTAGCGCTCTCATTTTTGTAAATAAACGTTCCCTCCTATTGGAATCTCCGATTTTGTCATCCAGGCCTGAGGAGAGCCATTTGGAAAATCACAGATGGTTGTTCCGTTCATTTTTATAA